One window of the Deltaproteobacteria bacterium genome contains the following:
- a CDS encoding VOC family protein — MPVEVICIDHIFIPVRDLAVAEAFYDTVMPILGFRKGRASDKVSPRARYDNRHLTYWIVAREDASVEPGSATAAPSHLCFRVADEEAVDRGCRELRAAGIEATEPQAYTQYSPDYYATFFSDPDGLLLEVINFNSRRRRRMFDWDAAAGS; from the coding sequence ATGCCCGTTGAAGTCATCTGCATCGACCATATCTTCATTCCCGTCCGGGACCTCGCCGTGGCGGAGGCGTTCTACGACACGGTGATGCCGATCCTGGGTTTCCGCAAGGGCAGGGCTTCCGACAAGGTGTCGCCACGGGCGCGCTACGACAACCGGCACCTCACCTACTGGATCGTCGCGCGCGAGGACGCCTCAGTGGAGCCGGGCTCGGCCACGGCGGCGCCCTCGCACCTCTGCTTCCGCGTGGCTGACGAAGAAGCCGTGGACAGGGGCTGCCGTGAGCTTCGCGCAGCCGGCATCGAGGCCACCGAACCGCAGGCCTACACGCAGTACTCCCCCGACTACTACGCGACCTTCTTCTCCGACCCCGACGGCCTGCTGCTGGAGGTGATCAACTTCAACTCGCGCAGGCGGCGGCGCATGTTCGATTGGGACGCGGCAGCCGGGTCGTGA
- a CDS encoding VOC family protein yields MATRIKHLAIVSENYAIEEKFYQAVFGMKTAERARIESASVVSDGYVGININPRRPGRQGGFDHFGFEVDDVEGVAARMAEKYPEVHILKRPGNRPFAGLSTHDPAGNVFDLSQEGMENRRDVYVDGDREADRYVKHFVLRAVEPERVAQFYREVFDLLETEKPADDPNCYLTDGRVTLIISPWKISDYAGTGIERPALDHIGFKVESVQAVKDRLEELSKRNPYLSPGPVGAGPEAEARLELFAKCKFGEYQLADPDGVMIDISEH; encoded by the coding sequence ATGGCGACGAGGATCAAGCATCTGGCCATCGTAAGCGAGAACTACGCCATCGAGGAGAAGTTCTACCAGGCGGTGTTCGGCATGAAGACCGCCGAGCGCGCGCGCATCGAGAGCGCCTCGGTGGTGAGCGACGGCTACGTGGGCATCAACATCAACCCGCGCCGGCCCGGTCGCCAGGGGGGGTTCGACCACTTCGGCTTCGAGGTGGACGACGTCGAGGGCGTGGCCGCGCGCATGGCCGAGAAGTACCCGGAGGTGCATATCCTCAAGCGTCCGGGCAACCGCCCGTTCGCCGGCTTGAGCACCCACGATCCGGCGGGCAACGTGTTCGACCTCTCCCAGGAAGGGATGGAGAACCGCCGGGACGTGTACGTGGACGGGGACCGCGAGGCCGACCGCTACGTGAAGCACTTCGTCCTGCGGGCGGTGGAGCCCGAGCGCGTGGCGCAGTTCTACCGCGAGGTGTTCGACCTGCTGGAGACGGAGAAGCCCGCGGACGATCCCAACTGCTACCTGACCGACGGCCGGGTGACCCTGATCATCTCGCCGTGGAAGATCTCCGACTACGCGGGCACGGGCATCGAGCGGCCGGCGCTGGACCACATCGGCTTCAAGGTGGAGAGCGTGCAGGCGGTGAAGGACCGGCTCGAGGAGCTGTCCAAGCGCAACCCCTACCTGAGCCCCGGTCCGGTGGGCGCGGGGCCGGAGGCGGAGGCGCGGCTCGAGCTGTTCGCCAAGTGCAAGTTCGGCGAATACCAGCTCGCCGACCCGGACGGCGTGATGATCGATATCAGCGAGCACTGA
- a CDS encoding glycine/betaine/sarcosine/D-proline family reductase selenoprotein B has product MKRVAHVVNQFFAGIGGEEKADVPAGTLDALAGPSRGLQRLLEGQAEVAPTIYFGDNHFHEEPKEARAALLREIVAAEADVVVLGPAFNAGRYGLACVEIGHMVAAELERVCVTAMHEDNPAVDAYREYHDARLFLFPTTETAAGMSKALEELARFVLRRLQDEPVGAAEDEGYLPRGIRFQERSGRTGADRALDMLLDKIEGKPFATEIPMQTWDRVAPAAAVKDVGRAKIALVTTSGVVPWGNPDGFKTFRNTFWRKYPVAELKTMEPGMWEAVHGGYNVANMNANPLYGVPLDALRELQQEGKYEDLYPAYYVIPGNQGSPAAMKRVGEEIAAELKANSVDAALLVSTUGTCSRSGAVISKELDRAGVPVSMISAMFPLAEQVGASRIVKGVKIPHPCGDPSLPPEVDEKLRKSIVETALKALEEEVEESTVFTPDAAS; this is encoded by the coding sequence ATGAAGCGCGTGGCACACGTCGTGAACCAGTTCTTCGCCGGCATCGGCGGGGAGGAGAAGGCGGACGTCCCCGCCGGAACCCTGGACGCCCTCGCCGGCCCGTCGCGCGGCCTGCAGCGGCTGCTGGAGGGCCAGGCGGAGGTGGCGCCCACCATCTACTTCGGCGACAACCATTTCCACGAAGAGCCCAAGGAGGCGCGGGCGGCGCTGCTGCGGGAGATCGTGGCGGCCGAGGCGGACGTGGTGGTGCTGGGGCCGGCGTTCAACGCCGGGCGCTACGGGCTGGCCTGCGTCGAGATCGGCCACATGGTCGCGGCCGAACTGGAGCGCGTGTGCGTGACCGCCATGCACGAGGACAACCCGGCGGTGGACGCGTACCGCGAGTACCACGACGCGCGGCTGTTCCTCTTCCCCACCACGGAGACCGCGGCGGGCATGAGCAAGGCGCTGGAAGAACTCGCCCGCTTCGTTCTCAGGCGGCTCCAGGATGAACCCGTGGGCGCGGCCGAGGACGAGGGCTACCTGCCGCGGGGCATCCGCTTCCAGGAGCGCAGCGGCCGGACCGGCGCGGACCGGGCTCTGGACATGCTGCTGGACAAGATCGAGGGCAAACCCTTCGCCACCGAAATTCCCATGCAGACCTGGGACCGGGTGGCGCCGGCCGCCGCGGTCAAGGACGTGGGCAGGGCCAAGATCGCCCTGGTCACCACCAGCGGCGTGGTGCCGTGGGGCAACCCGGACGGCTTCAAGACCTTCCGCAATACGTTCTGGCGCAAGTATCCGGTGGCGGAATTGAAGACCATGGAGCCGGGCATGTGGGAAGCGGTCCACGGCGGCTACAACGTGGCCAACATGAACGCCAACCCGCTCTACGGCGTTCCCCTGGACGCCCTGCGGGAGCTTCAGCAGGAAGGGAAGTACGAGGATCTCTACCCCGCCTACTACGTCATACCCGGCAACCAGGGCTCGCCCGCGGCCATGAAGCGGGTGGGCGAGGAGATCGCCGCGGAGCTCAAGGCCAACAGCGTGGACGCCGCGCTGTTGGTGAGCACGTGAGGGACCTGCAGTCGCAGCGGAGCTGTGATCAGCAAGGAATTGGACCGTGCCGGAGTTCCCGTGTCGATGATCAGCGCCATGTTCCCGCTGGCGGAACAGGTGGGCGCCAGCCGCATCGTCAAGGGCGTGAAGATCCCCCATCCGTGCGGCGACCCGAGCCTGCCGCCGGAGGTCGACGAGAAGCTGCGCAAGTCCATCGTCGAGACCGCTCTCAAGGCCCTCGAGGAAGAGGTGGAGGAGAGCACCGTGTTCACGCCGGACGCGGCGTCATGA